From Trueperaceae bacterium:
CTCTGGTCGGGGTGGCCGGATTTGAACCGACGACCACTTGACCCCCAGTCAAGTGCGCTACCAGGCTGCGCTACACCCCGCTGGCTGTCGGCTGCCGCGGGCCGCGGAAGCCGGTTCCAGAGCTTATCACGGCGGCCCGAGGTGCTGCAGGCTCGCGCGGGCCAGCGCCGTCAGCTCCTCCTTCGAGCCCCCGAGGCCCAGCGCGGTGAGGGCGCCGGCCAGTGCCAGGCTGGCGATCCCGTGGGCGGCGCTCCAGGCGAGCAGCGCGTAGGGGGGTAGGGCTCCGCCGGGCACCGCGGGCTCCACGGCCGCGGGGGCGCCCTCGCGGCCCGCGGCCCTGGCGTGCGCCGCCGTGCCGGCGATCAGCGCCTGCCTGGCGCGCAGGCGGGCCTCGGCCAGGTCGTGGTCCTCCTCGTCCACGAGGTCCGGCCTGAACATCACGGCGAAGTGTCCGGGGTGGTCGAGGGCGAAGCGTACGTACGCCACGCCGGCCTCGAGGAAGTCGCCGCCGGACGACCTGAGGCGACCGGCCAGGAGGCGGTAGCCCTGCGCGGCGAGAGCCGTGATCACGCCGCGCTTGTCGCCGAAGTGGTGCCTCGGCGCCGTGTGCGTGACCCCGAGCTCGCGCGCCAGCTCGCGCAGGCTCAGGCCGTCGGGCCCGCGCTCGGCTACGGCCTTGGCGGCGGCGGCGAGGAGGTCCTCGCGGAGGCTGCCGTGGTGGTAGGGCATCGCCCCGTAGCTTACCACTGGAAAGATGGGCGGGCCACGTGGTAACTTGCCACTGGTAAGTCGCTCGCGGCCCGGGGACGTGTCGCGACGACGGACGAGGGAGGTGCGACATGGACGGGACCCAGACGCTCGTGGCGGCACCGGTGGCGCGGGACCTCGGCGTCGTGCTGCTCACCGTGGCGTTCATCGCCTACGGCGGAACGTTCGTGCTGCGGGTCGTGCGGGGCGCGTTCCCGGCCACGCCGCTGCAGAAGGCGTTCTTCCGCGCCGGCCACGCACACGCCGGCATGCTCGTGACGCTCGGCCTCGTGGTCAAGCTGGCGATCGACCTCGCCGGCGTCACGGGCATCGCGGCGACGCTCTCGAACGGCGTGCTGTGGGCCGCGGTGCTGATGCCCGCGGGCTTCTTCCTCTCCGTCGCGAGCAGGGGAGCCGAGAGGCCGAGCCGCCTGATCGCGCTGCTGTGGCTCGGAGCGGCCGCGCTCGTCGTGGGGGTGGTCGCGGCGGGGATCGGCCTCATCGCGCGCTAGGCGCCGCCGGCGTCCGGGTCGCCACGGGCGTCTGCCGCGCCGCGTCCCGGACGCGGCCGCGAGGGCGCGGGACTCGCGGGCGGCGAGCCGCCGTCCGGGGCGGCCTCGCCCGCCGTATCA
This genomic window contains:
- a CDS encoding TetR/AcrR family transcriptional regulator, which codes for MPYHHGSLREDLLAAAAKAVAERGPDGLSLRELARELGVTHTAPRHHFGDKRGVITALAAQGYRLLAGRLRSSGGDFLEAGVAYVRFALDHPGHFAVMFRPDLVDEEDHDLAEARLRARQALIAGTAAHARAAGREGAPAAVEPAVPGGALPPYALLAWSAAHGIASLALAGALTALGLGGSKEELTALARASLQHLGPP